The genomic interval AGTCCTGGCTGCGGATCCCGTTCAGCCGCGTGGTCTTGTTCGCCCGGACGTAGATCGAGGCCTGCGGCTGCCGCGGGTTGCTGCCGGCGATGACGATCACCACGTCGTCGCCGGCGTTGGTGATCTCGAGCGAGCCGGATCCGCGCGAACCGGACCGCTGGAACACGTCACCGTTCTGGCCGCGGCCTCCGAGCACGGCCGGCGCGACCGGCTTCGCCGGGATCGAGAGCGCACCGAACTTCACACCCTTGCCGATCGACTTCTGCACGCTCTGCGCGAGCCCGGCGAACGCGGTCCGCACACCGTCCTTGGCCTCGTACAGCCGGAGATCCGGTGCCTTCGGCAACCCGCAGCTGGTCTTCGTCTCGCCGGCCTTGGACAGCTCCGTGCTCACGTCCCCGGCGTACGCGTCGAAGGCATCGAGTACGGCGGGATGCGCCGTCACCAGGCCGCGCGGCGGAGTGATCTTCGCGAGCGCGCTCCGCTCGAGTACGGCGGCAGCGGCGAGCTGACTGCGGGCGGCGTCGAACGCCGGGACCGTCTTCGCGTTCATCACCCGGGCGACGGACGGCTTGAGCACCTTCTCGACGTTCGTCAGCGCTCGCTGGTACATCGGCACCGACAGCGCCACCACACTCGGGGTGGGCTTCGGCGTGGGCGCCGCCGACGTGGGCGGGGCGCTCGTCTTCGTCGGCGTACCGCCGGCCACGGGCGCGTCGCCCTTCTCCGGCTCACTGCTGCAGCCCGCACAGGCCAGCACTGCAGCTCCGACCACAACCGCCAGCGAACGCCTCACAGTCACCCCCAGGTGTGACTCTTTTTCACTTTGGACCAATACTTCCGCGCCGGGGGTTCAATCAACCGAATTTGTCTCAGTTACCGGTCTGGCTCGGGTTGTAGGCGCACGCGTCGTTCAGGTTCTCCGCCGTCCCCGGGGTGGTGGGGGTGGTCTTCGTCGGCGTCGGCTTCTTCGTCGTCGTCCCGGTGGTCGGCTTCTTGGTCGGCTTCGGCGTCGACGCGACCGGGTTGGTCTGCGCGCTGAGCGACTTCTGGATGATCTCCTGCATCGCCGTGTAGTCCGGGTTCTTACCGGTCGGGAAGTTCTTGTTCTTGTCCAGGTCGATGTTGGTGACCTTGGCGTTCTTCACCTTCAGCCCGAGCTGGGTGAACGCCCCCAGGATCTCCTGCGGGATGTCGGTGCGCAGCAGCTGCTTGCCGGCCGAGGCGATCTCCTGGTACTTCGTCACCAGCGTCGTCGGGTTCACGCTGTTCACCAGGGCGTGGATCGTGCAGCGCTGCCGCTCCTGCCGCGACGGGTCGCTCAGGCCGTACCGACCGCGCGCGAACCACAGCGCGTGGTACCCGTCGAGCTTCTGGTTCGGACCCGGCTCGATGTACCCGCTCGGCTTCTTCTCGGTGTTCGACCCCGGACCTTCGCCGTAGTCACCGCCGATCGGCACCCGGTAGTTCACGTTCACCGTGATCCCGCCGACCGCGTCGATGATCTGCCGGAAGCCGGCCAGGTTCACCTGCATGTAGTAGTCGATGTCCAGGCCGAGCGCCGCGCTGGCGGCCAGCTTGACCACGTCCGCGCCCTCGTTGTCGGTCTGGCCGAGGATCCCCGGATGCTGCCTGGGGATGTTGTCGTACATCGCGTCCAGGTAGTACTCCGGCTGCTCCACGTTGCCCTTGCTCGGATCCCAGAAGCCGTCCGGGTACACCTTGTGCAGCGGCGAGTCCTCCGGGAACGGCATCCGCATCCAGTTCCGGCTGAGCGAGATCAGCGCGGTGTTGCCGGTCTTGGTGTCGATACTCGCCACGATCACCGTGTCGGTACGGACACCCGTCCGGCCCACGCCGTCATCGGCGCCGAGCAGCAGCAGATTCAGCCGCGGGGTCTTCGCCCACGGGTCGCTCGCGTTGGTCACCTTCGGCCGGGTCGCGCTCTTGGAGTTGCCCTCGGACTGGAACACGCTGCCGACCAGGTCCCGCTGCGCCATCACGGTCTGCGCAGCGACGGTCGTCGGTACGACGATCCCGAAACACAGCAACCCGACGAACATCGACCCCACCAGCCGGCTCGTGTAGGTCATGCTGACCGGGCGGAGCAGCTTGTGGGACGCGACCACGACCCAGATCCACAGCCCGCCCAGCAATACGACGGCGCCGGTCGCGACCAGCAACTGCCGCGGCGACACCGCCAGCGCCAGCACCGAGTCGCGCTGCGTCAGACCGACGTACGCCGCGATCAGCAGCAGGCCGACGCTGATCGTCAGCACGAACGCGCCGAGCTTCTTCCGGCCGCCCATCAACAGGCCGGAGCCCGGAACGAGGGCGCTCAACAGGGTCAGGCCGATCGCCTTCGAGGCCGTCCTGGTCCGATGCGAACGTTGCCGGGACCGGCTGGCACGAGGCGCTGCCCTCCGACCGGCTGCGCGAGTACTCCGCGACATGGCTCCGTTCCTTGATCGACGACAAGGCGACCCTCCGTCGGCCGCTCGCAGCGGCCCACGGTACTTCAGACGCCCACGGCACCCAGTTGGTTGACGTGATGCTGGCGACCCCCGTCGATGCCGCCACAGTACAGGGGCCCTGGGCTACTGCCCCAACGTACCGCCCCCGCCACCGAGAGTGTCCGGCACGCGGTGGCGCACCCGCTTTGCCGCCGAGCCGGTCGAGCGGATAGTCTTGGCCGTCGTCGTGTCCCCCGCGTGGGGATCGTCGGAGGAGGCGTCGCCTAGTCCGGTCGATGGCGCCCGCCTGCTAAGCGGGTTGAGGGTAATCCCCTCTCGCGGGTTCAAATCCCGCCGCCTCCGCTCCTTGGAGCTCCCTGTCTGCGGAAAGCGCAGACCAGGGAGCTCCGGCATTTTCCGGGGGTGCAACCCCCGGGGCCCGCCCGGAGGGGCTCCGCCCCCGGACCGCCGGTGGGTGCGTGGCTGGGTTTGCGGGTTAGTGGGGCTTTGCTTGTGCGATTTGTTCTACCGTGCGTGGGGTCATTGGTTCTGGGGAGATGATCAGATGGGCTACGCCTAGCTTCTCGTAGGCCGCCAGGGCCTCGGGGAGATCTTGGATCTCGATGGCGCGGGGGTCCGGGTCGGCGACTGGTGGCTGGTTCGGGTCTCGGACTACTACGCCGACTGTTGGGGTTACCGCGTCGGTGGGTTTGCCGGCGGTCTCGATTGCCTTGCGGAGGATGTCGAGGCGCTCTTCGACCTTGGCGTCGGCGGGGCCGTACCAGGCTGTGTTCCATAGGTCTGCCCACTCGGCGGTCAGGCGCATCATGCGGGGGCGGTGGCCGGCGATCAGGATGGGGATGCGGTGGGGCGGGGCTGGGTCCAGGTTGGCGTCCTGGACCTTGTAGTAGGTGCCGTTGTAGGTGACCGTTTCGCCGCGGATCAGGCGTGCAACGATTTCCAGCCATTCTTCGAAGCGGCCTACTCGGTGGTCTGTGGGGAGGCCGAAGGCTTCGTATTCGGGGTCGTGCCAGCCGGCGCCGACGCCGAGGATGAGGCGGCCGGCGGAGACCTCGTCGAGGGTGGCGGCCATCTTGGCGGTCAGGCCCGGGTCCCGGAACGAGGCGCAGAGGACCATGTTGCCCAGCTCCACGCGGGACGTGACTGCCGCGACCGCGGTCAGGAGGGTCCACGACTCGTGCATGCCGAAGATCTGTCCCTGCGGGTCGCGATAGAGGAAGTGGTCCGCGATCCAGACCGAGTCCAGCCCACTCTGGTCAGCTGCCTCGGCAACCGCTCGCACGTCCTTCCAGCCCGGCATCCCGCCGCCAGGCCCATCGCCCGCTCCCAGCGGCAACATCACACCGATCTTCATGCCCATGGTCCTACCCCTCCGATCTTGCCGTCGGGGTTGATCGTCACCAGGTGACCGAGGGCGTTCGATTCGAGCACGGCTCGCGCGCTCTCAGGGATTCGCATGTGGTCAACGTAGTTGGATCATGGCGGCATGAGGAGGCCGTATCCGGATCGGGCGGCGGCCGGCGAAGTGCTGGCCGGCGAGCTTGGGCAGGTCAGCGGTTCTGTGCTGGTCCTGGG from Kribbella sp. NBC_00709 carries:
- a CDS encoding LLM class flavin-dependent oxidoreductase gives rise to the protein MKIGVMLPLGAGDGPGGGMPGWKDVRAVAEAADQSGLDSVWIADHFLYRDPQGQIFGMHESWTLLTAVAAVTSRVELGNMVLCASFRDPGLTAKMAATLDEVSAGRLILGVGAGWHDPEYEAFGLPTDHRVGRFEEWLEIVARLIRGETVTYNGTYYKVQDANLDPAPPHRIPILIAGHRPRMMRLTAEWADLWNTAWYGPADAKVEERLDILRKAIETAGKPTDAVTPTVGVVVRDPNQPPVADPDPRAIEIQDLPEALAAYEKLGVAHLIISPEPMTPRTVEQIAQAKPH
- a CDS encoding LCP family protein codes for the protein MSALVPGSGLLMGGRKKLGAFVLTISVGLLLIAAYVGLTQRDSVLALAVSPRQLLVATGAVVLLGGLWIWVVVASHKLLRPVSMTYTSRLVGSMFVGLLCFGIVVPTTVAAQTVMAQRDLVGSVFQSEGNSKSATRPKVTNASDPWAKTPRLNLLLLGADDGVGRTGVRTDTVIVASIDTKTGNTALISLSRNWMRMPFPEDSPLHKVYPDGFWDPSKGNVEQPEYYLDAMYDNIPRQHPGILGQTDNEGADVVKLAASAALGLDIDYYMQVNLAGFRQIIDAVGGITVNVNYRVPIGGDYGEGPGSNTEKKPSGYIEPGPNQKLDGYHALWFARGRYGLSDPSRQERQRCTIHALVNSVNPTTLVTKYQEIASAGKQLLRTDIPQEILGAFTQLGLKVKNAKVTNIDLDKNKNFPTGKNPDYTAMQEIIQKSLSAQTNPVASTPKPTKKPTTGTTTKKPTPTKTTPTTPGTAENLNDACAYNPSQTGN